The stretch of DNA ACAGACATTCGTGCGATCATGCGCGGGAATTATTGAAAACGTAAAAGGGCAAAAAACAGGAGATTGAGTTCTTGTTTTGTTTGCGCTTTCTCCTCATTTACAGAGGATTGATCGTGGATTTTTAGGAAGCTTCTCTTGGCCAAACGACCCGTCGCCCGTTTCGTCTGCCAATCCTGCGGAGCCGTCTATGGAAAATGGACTGGCCGTTGCGACGCCTGCGGGGAGTGGAACACGATCGTAGAAGAGACCGTAGAGCCGACCAACCGGGCGACGAAAGCGCGGTCCGGACGGTTGGCCACGGTGCATCTCGATGGAAAAATGACGCCGCCACCGCGTGTTGAAACGACGATTGCGGAGTTCGACCGCGTTTTGGGCGGCGGTCTGGTCCCGGCGTCCGTCGTGTTGGTGGGGGGCGATCCGGGGATCGGTAAATCGACGCTGCTTTTGCAGGCCACATGCGCCTTGGCGCAGGCGGGCAAGCGCGTTCTGTATGTTTCGGGCGAAGAAGCGGTGGACCAAATCCGCCTTCGCGCGCGCCGTTTGCAGCTTCATGCCCCCACGCTCGATCTGGCGGCGAGCATCAACGTTTCGGACATTGCAGGCAGTCTGGAGCAGGACCGCGAACATACGGTCGTGGTGATCGACTCGATCCAGACCATGTGGCTGGAGAATATCGAGAGCGCGCCTGGTTCGGTTGCGCAGGTGCGTGCTTGTGCGTTCGAACTGATTCGTCTGGCGAAGAATATCGGCTTCTCCCTGGTGCTGGTCGGGCATGTTACGAAAGAAGGCGCTTTGGCTGGCCCGCGCGTGCTGGAACATATGGTTGATGCGGTGCTGTATTTCGAAGGTGATCGCGGCCATCAGTTTCGAATTTTGCGGGCTGCGAAAAACCGCTTCGGCGCTACGGATGAAATCGGCGTTTTTGCGATGACCGATTCGGGACTGACGGAAGTGCCCAATCCTTCCGCATTGTTCCTGGCCGAACGACGTGGGAATATTGCAGGTTCGGCTGTATTCGCCGGATTGGAGGGAACGCGGCCTGTTTTGCTGGAAATTCAGGCACTGCTTTCTCCCAAGGCAGGAGACGGCGCGCCGAGACGCGCGGTTTTGGGTTGGGAGACGGCGCGGCTCAATATGCTGCTGGCGGTTTTGGAAGCGCGCTGTGGCTTAAAGTTGGGCGGGATGGATGTGCATCTCAACATCGCGGGCGGGTTACGCGTGAACGAGCCTGCGGCCGATATGGCGGTGGCCGCAGCGCTCATTTCCGCCGCGACCGGTGCGCCGACATCCTCGGGCACGGCTTATTTCGGCGAAGTCGGGCTTTCCGGTGAAATTCGGCAAGTGGCGCAAGCCGATTTGCGCTTGAAGGAAGCGCAAAAACTGGGCTTCGAGGCTGCCGTCTCACCCCGACGCGTGGCGTCTGGCTCTACAAGAGCCAAACCGCCGGAAGGTTTGATTCTACGCGAGATCGGGCATTTGAACGATCTGGTGGAGATGTTTCAGCCCGTAGAAGAGTAACGGGCTGGGCCTTTCAGGGCGCGGCCTTGCGCACGGTGAGGCCGCGTGTAGCCATATAGATGCGCATGAGCCAATTGGAGACATGGAGCAGCAAGGAACGCGGCGCCATAAACAGCCAACGAAATCTTTTCAGCGCTTCATAGGTCAAGATCGACATCGTCATGGCCAGCGCGGTCGCTGCCAGCGGCAGGAACCAGCGGGGCGCTTGTTCGGAGAGCATGTTGAAGATCGGGCCATGGCCGAAAGTCTTTTCAACAACATGGATCCAGAAATCGTGCGTCAGCAAAATCGGCAAAGCTGTGCGCCCGAGTTTTGCCGATACCCGGTAAAGGCCCGGAACGGGAAGTGCCCGCCAGAACGCCACCAATGCGCCAAAAGCTAGTGTGCCCAAGAGCGTATAGACAGGCGGGAAATAAGCCACGCCAGACCATGCGGCGACGAGAAGCAGACCCACATAGCCGCTCAAGCAAACGCTGAGCAAAACCCACGGGTTGAAAGACAGAACGCGGATGATTTTTTCTCTGAACAACAGCCCGATATAGAAGAAGGTAATATTGCAGGCGATGTTGGTGACGATATCCCTATGGAGCACCATCGGTAGAAAACCGATGGCCAGGGCAATACCAAATTGCAAGCGCCGGTCGCACCGCGTGAACAATGCCGCGCAAAAGAGCATGACCGCCAAGCCATAGGGAAACCAAAGGGGGCTTCTTGGAAAAGCGATCGATCTGATGGAGGCGAGAATATCGGCGGAAAAGGAAACATTCGATTTTGCTATGAATGCAGAGAGCAAAATGCTGATCAGGCTCCATAAGACATAAATATAAGCGTAATTTGTCGCCGCCTTCAAAAGCTGGATCCGCGAGCCGGCTATTTTGGACATAGAAAGTCCGGCGCAAAGCAGGAAGATCGGAACAGCAGCATACTGAAAAATGCCAATGCCCCACGCGAAGGGCATGTCTCGCAGGAGCCAGCCGCTTATATCGACGTTCGCATGATGGATCACGACAAGGAAAATGGCGACACCGCGTACGGACGCCATCACGGACGAAGGCTTTAGCAACCCCACAGCATACCTCTATGTAGTAGAATAACTAAAAATTAATCATAAGTTTTCACATCGAATACTGTATGTTCGATGTAAATATCCTCGATGAGGACAAACTTATAATGTATTAAGAATTAAGCATTTATATTTTGATCATAAATGCTGTCTATCTTGGAATAAGAGCTATTAAATATAAAAGCTATTAAAATAAATACGCATTTAACACTATAACGAATAAATAACGGAAAGACTCTTTGTTGGTATATTCGAGTAGACGCAAACCCATGTCACGACGGGGAAAATAAAGCTAAGCATTGCCCCGCAAACCATTCCCGGTGTTTCGTATGGGTATATGGATTCGGATGGTGTAAATGCCGTTTCGAGCGGTTGGATGTTGAAATGGGCCAGCCGTTGATTTGAGTTCGAAACTGCTCCGGATGGCATGACGCAAACTCTTCTTTCCCCCGCCTATCTCGATCTTACCGTCAAGAAGAGCTTGTTTCGGGCTCAGGCGGCCCCTGCTTCCGGCGAAGAAGAAGCCATGGCGTTTTTCGAAAGCGTTCGCGATCCGGAAGCGACACATAATTGCTGGGCCTGGCGGATCGGTGCGCGGTATCGGAGTTTCGATGACGGTGAGCCGGGCGGTACGGCGGGACGCCCGATTTTACAGGCGATCGAAATGCAGGATTTCGACCGCGTTATGGTTGTGGTGACGCGTTGGTTCGGTGGTGTGAAGTTGGGCGCAGGCGGATTGGTACGCGCTTATGGCGGCGCTGCGGCTTCGTGTTTAAGGCAAGGCGAGATAGCAACTTTAGTGCCTATGAATGTGTTGAAATGGCACTGTCCGTTCGCGTTGCTGGCTCTGGTGCAGGCGCGTCTGGCTGGATGGGAAGCGCAACAACTCCGTTGCGATTTCGATGCGGAAGGCGCGGAAATGGAAATCGCCGTGCCGGAAGGAAGACGGGACGAGGTTATGGGGGAATTACGCGATCTCACGAGAGGGCAAGCACCTATAACCGTTCTGGATGCCGACTGAGGTGCTCGGTTGGTTCGCCGCGTTGGCGGGATTGGCAACGCTTTTCGGTTTTCTGAACGAGAAGTTTTTCCGGCTCCCGACCACTATTGGAATCATGGTGATCGCGGTGCTGATCTCCATGGTGTTGCTCGTCATCGATCCTTGGGTGCCGGGAATCGATCTGCATATTCTGGCGCAGCGCGCTCTGACGGCGATCGATTTTCCTCACGCGCTCCTTAATATCGTCCTGTCTTTTCTGCTTTTCGCTGCGTCCCTCCAGGTCGATCTCGAACAGCTATGGGCGCGCAAATTCTCCGTCCTGACATTGGCGCTGATCGGCACCCTGCTGGCGGTGGCGCTGTTCAGCATTTCCATGTGGTTCGTCTTTCCGCTCCTTGGTATCAACATGCCGTTCGTCTGGTGCGTGGTGCTAGGCGCTGTGCTAGCGCCGACAGACCCGGTCTCGGTCGTTGGGATGTTGCGCCGCATGGGCCTTCCGGCGCCATTGCAAGCGATCTTCACCGGGGAGAGCCTGTTCAATGATGGTATCGGCGTGCTGGCATTCGGCGTAGCGCTGGACTTCATCACAGGGCAAGGCGCGAGTGGCGGCTCCGTCTTTTGGCGCTTCGTGTTGGAAGCATTGGGAAGCGGATTCTTCGGCGTGCTGATGGGCTGGTTCGCGGTCAGGTTCATGCGGCGGACGCACGATTCGCATCTCGAATTGCTGGCTTCGCTCACCTTGGCGGCAGGCACTTACAGCCTCGCAGGTGTCTTGCATATGTCCGGCCCGATCGCGACGGTAGCGGCAGGCTTGATGCTCAGCACCGGCGCGGCCCAGCGCGCTATATCCCGCCGGGGTAAGCGCGATATTTATGCGTTCTGGACGCTTTCCGACGAAATTCTGAACGCCATGCTATTTTTACTGATCGGCTTTCAGATATTCGCGCTGACCTTCCAATTCTCTTATTTCGTCGCTGCATTGGTGGCGATTCCGTTCTCGATCGTCGTGCGCGCTATGAGCGTGTTCTTGGCCAGCCTGCCTTTTCTGGTTCGCGAGCCGGACCGGGTCGGAATGTTGGCCGTCATGACATGGGGCGGCCTGCGTGGAGGCATTTCCATTTCCCTTGCGCTCAGTTTGCCCGATGCGCCGGAACGCGCGCCGTTATTGGCCGTCTGTTATGGCGTGGTCGTATTCACGATCATTGCGCAGGGCCTTACCATCGAGCGTGTGGCGCGGCGTTTCTATCATTCGGAGTAAAAACGCTCCGGGAACCTTCTGGCGGGTCGTCGCGCTACCAATAGATGTGCTTTGGAAAAGAAGGGAGCGGTCTGATGACGAACAGCACTTTTGCGGCCGGCTTGGCAAGCGGGACGGATCTGGCCAACGAGCAACAGCTTCATATCAAGCTGAATGACGGCCACCGCATTCCCCAACTGGGGCTGGGCGTCTATCAGACACCGGCGGACGAAACGGCGGAAATCGTGCGTTATGCCGCCAAAGCCGGATATCAGTCGGTCGATACCGCGACCATCTACCGTAACGAAGCCGGTGTGGGCGAAGGCCTTGCCGATTATCCGGATGTGTATGTGACGACCAAACTCTGGAATGACGACCAGGGTTACGATGCCGCATTGCGCGCGTTCGATAAGAGCATCAAACTCCTGAAGCGCGAGACGCTCGATCTCTATTTAATTCACTGGCCCGCGCCGAAAAAAGGGCTGTATGTGGAAAGCTGGAAAGCGCTGATCCGCCTGAAGAAGGAAGGGCGCGTGCGCTCGATCGGCGTGTCCAACTTCACCGAAGAAAATCTGACGCGCATCATTGATGAAACGGGCGAGAAGCCTGTTCTGAATCAGGTGGAGCTTCACCCGAGTTTCCAACAAAAGCCGCTTCGCGCTTTCCACGAAAAGCACGACATTCGCACGGAATCCTGGAGCCCGCTGGGCCAAGGCGGTGGACTAAGCGACCCGATCCTGATGGAAATCGCACGAAAGCACGGAAAGAGCGCCGCACAGGTGGTGATTCGCTGGCACCTGCAATCTGGGCTGATCGTCATTCCGAAATCGGCCACGCCGAAGCGGATCGACGAGAATATCGACGTTTATGATTTCAACCTGGACGATGAAGATATCGCGAAGATCGCAGGCTTGGATCGTGCCGACGGTCGTTTGGGCCCCAACCCGGATACGGCTGATTTCTAACACCTGGGTTTTGTAACTTAGTGTATCTAAGCGTGATGCGACACGGTCGGTTTTGATCGATAACGTGTCGCTTATGTCACAGTCTAAGCCCTTTTCGCGTTTTAGCGGATCGATTTGCTGCTTGCTCATTTGCTCAGCCGCAACGAGGGCGAACGCCGCGCTAGCCGCGGCACAGCCTCCTTATTTCATTCCGCCTCATGCGACGGCGTCAACTCGCTTGGCAGGAACACACGCGCTCTTAGCGCCAGAAAGAGCGGGAATTCGGTTGCAAATCGACAATGCCGCCTTTCCGGCGCTTTCCGCTCAACAAATTGCGTCCTTCGACAATAAGAAATGGACGAAAATCGGCCCATTCAACGTGGAGGCCAACCCTTCTTCCCCTTTGGCGGAAGAAAAAGGCATGACCACCGTTCTGGCCTATCCGGTGCAGGCTGTTCCTGGACTGGAGCTCGTCGGCAGCGTGTTCAGCGGGCATCGCGATACCCGCCTGGGCGCACCGGCGGGGTCGGCGGCCGTTACGGGCGGGATTAGGTTCCGGTGGTGAGAGATCAGACGTCGTGGACTGTGTCCAGATCGCCGAAGCGTGTGAATTCGCCTTCGAAGTAAAGCGAGATGGTGCCGGTCGGTCCATGACGCTGCTTTTCAAGGATAAGTTCGGCCTTGTTATGAACCAGCGCCATCTTGCGCTGCCATTCTTCTAGCGCGACTTGATATTTATCCATGCTGTCGTAAGCGCTGTCCTTGGGCATACGCTGTTGTAGATAATATTCATCGCGATAGACGAACATAACGGCGTCCGCATCCTGCTCGATAGAGCCGGATTCGCGCAGATCCGAGAGCATCGGGCGTTTGTCTTCGCGCGATTCGACCTGACGAGAAAGCTGGGACAACGCAATGACCGGAACGGAAAGTTCCTTGGCGATGGCTTTCAGGCCCTGGGTGATCATCGAAATTTCCAGCACGCGGCTATCGGGCTTGGTGCCGATGGCAGGGCGCATCAACTGAAGGTAATCCACCACCACAAGGCTTAGCCCCTTGGTGCGCGCCAAGCGGCGGCAACGTGTGCGCATGGCGGAAAGGCTGATGGCCGGCGTATCGTCGATATGGAGCGGCAAGGTCGCCAATTCGCGTGAGACGCGCACGAAGCGATCGAACTCGCGCTGGCCGATATCACCCCGGCGGATGCGCTCGCCCGACACCTCTGCCTGTTCCGAAAGAATACGCGTGGCCAACTGCTCGGATGACATTTCGAGCGAGAAGATCGCCACCGCGCCACGTGGCTGCGTGTTTTTCTCCTCCGCTTCGCGTTGCAAGGCGCGGGCGGCGGAGAAGGCGATCTTGGTGGCGAGCGCTGTTTTGCCCATGGCAGGCCGCCCGGCCAGAATCAGCAGATCGGAAGGGTGCAGACCACCGGTTTTCTTGTCGAAATCGCGCAAGCCCGAGGTCAGGCCGCTGACATCGCCCGTGCGTTGGAAGGCTTGTTCGGCCACTTCCAGAGCGCCGGTCAACGCGCGCTCGAAAGAGACGAAACCGCCATCCTGGCCTTTATCGGTGGCGAGCTTGAATAGCGTCTCCTCGGCGGCGGCGATCTGGTCCGAACCATCGAGGTCGCTACGCGCGCCAAAGGCGTTGTTAACGACGTTCTCGCCGATATCGATGAGCTGGCGGCGAATCCAGGCATCGTGAATGGCGCGGCCGTAATCGCCCGCATTGACGATGCCGACCATCGCCGTAAGCAGTTTGGCGAGATATTGCGTGCCGCCCACTTCATCCAGCAGGCCGGAATGTTCGAATTCCGCACGCATGGTGATCGGATCGGCCAGCATGCCGCGATCGATGCGGCGGGCGATAGCCTCGAAGATGCGTCCGTTGATCGGGTCCGCAAAATGAGCGGCGATCAGGAAGTCCGAAACGCGTTCGTAGGCCTTGTTGTTGGTCAGCAGCGCGCCGAGCAAAGCTTGTTCCGCCTCGAGATTGGCGGGAGGCGTGCGTCGCAACAGGCCGATCAGGCCGTCGGAATTTTCGGTGTCTTTGATGGGGGCGTCGATCATATTCACGGAACTTTCTCTATCACGAAAGACCCTGTTTCGATCAAGGTGAGTATCTGCGCCGCGAAACTATCCTCTCGGTTTCTCAAGCGCGGACCAGAATGTGATGGACATTCCAGATTGCAATTGTGTCTTTTCGGTCGCATCAGAACAAGGGCGTTTTGACGCATGTAAGGAGGCTGAACGGAATGCATCCGACTATGCCGCTGGGAAGCGCCGCTGGCCAGGGTTGGCAACAACTCGGTGAATTGTTGCTGGCTTTCGTGCTTTCGGCGTTCGTAGGGCTGGAGCGGGAATATCGCCAGAAAAGCGCGGGTTTTCGCACCTATACGCTCGTCGGCGTCGCTTCGGCCTTGTTCGTCTTGGTGTCGAAATACGGCTTCAACGATGTTCTTCTGCCAGAGAGGATCATCCTCGATCCATCCCGCGTGGCGGCGCAGGTCGTCTCGGGTCTGGGCTTTATCGGCGGTGGGGTGATCTTCATGCGCCGCGATACGGTACGTGGCTTAACGACGGCAGCCTCGGTCTGGCTGACGGCAGCTCTGGGCATGGCTTGCGGCGCGGGGCTGACGGCATTGGCCTTGCTGACGATGGCGGGCTATCTGTTCATCATGTTCGTCACGCCTCACTGGCTGCGTCATTTCCCGCGATCGAAATCGCCGGGCTGCACGCTTGTTGTCATTGGGCAAGACGATGCCGAATTTCCCGACCGCGTGCAGGCGCTGGTGTGCGAGCGTCACTTCACCATCGGGCATGTTCGGCTGGATCGTATGACGCAGGAAGGACATATGGCGTTGGCGCTGCGTGTGCGCGGCAAGCCGCCCTATGCCACACTGGCGAATGCCTTGGCGCGGTTGGAAGGCGTTTTGTCCGTCCGCACCGAAAATGGCGGAAACGATACGGAGTAGTTTTCTCCTTCGAGCGCTATTCATTCCGTGATCCGAAAGGAGAGGAACGATGCGATGCGCACGGTCTTCTGAGTCTATCTCAGGATCGGAGGTGCCGATGGCCGACATTTATGATTACGATTTGGTGGTGATCGGGAGCGGTCCATCGGGGAAACGGGCCGCCGTACAAGCCGCTAAATTCGGGCGTTCCGTCTTGATCGTGGATAAAGGCGCGCAAGTGGGCGGCGTTTCCGTCCATACCGGCACGATCCCGTCGAAAACGCTGCGTGAAACGGTGCTGAATTTAACCGGTTGGCGCGAGCGTGGGTTTTACGGCCTGGCTTATCGGGTCAAGCACGATATTAGCGTGGCGGATCTGCATGTTCGGCTGGAAAAGACACTCGAATATGAAGTGAATGTGCTGGAGCATCAGTTCGTGCGCAATCAGGTCACGGTTCAACAAGGTCTTGCGCGCTTCGTCGATCCACATCAGATCGAGGTGCTGACGGGAGCCGGGGAATCGCATGTCGTATCGGCTGATAAAGTCATTATCGCCGTCGGGACCAAGCCTCATCGCCCGTCGCATATTCCTTTTGACGACAAGGTCGTGATCGATAGCGACGGCATTACTAGAATCGAGCGCCTGCCACGTTCATTAACCGTCGTCGGTGGCGGAGTGATCGGGATCGAATACGCCACAATCTTCAGCGCGCTCGACGTGCGCGTTACGATCGTCGAGCCACGAGAAACGATTCTGGATTTCGTCGATCGCGAATTGGTGGCGGATTTCATGCATCAATTACGGGATCGTGGCGTCAACTTTCGCCTCGGCACGCAATTGGAATCCATTCAATTCGAACTCGGGCAACCGGTCGCCATCCTCGAAGGCGGAAGGCGCGTGCGTTCCGATATGCTGCTCTATACGGCGGGCCGTACCGGATCGACGGACCAGCTCAATCTCGAAGCATGCGGGTTGCAGGCGGATGGGCGGGGGCGATTGAAAGTCGATCCCAAAACATTCCAGACCGCAACGCCCAATATTTATGCAACGGGAGATGTCATCGGCTTTCCCTCCCTGGCATCGACCTCCATGGAACAAGGCCGCATCGCCGCCTGCCATGCTTTTCAGCAAAAAGTGCCGAATGCGCCGGAGTTTTTCCCATACGGCATCTATTCGGTGCCGGAGATTTCGACGGTCGGTCTCAGCGAGGAGCAAGCTCGCGCGGAGGGCATTCCCTATGAATGCGGCATCGCGCGATTCAAGGAAACGGCGCGTGGTAATATCATGGGTTTGCAAGGCGGAATGCTGAAGCTGATCATTTCGCTTGAAACACGTAAATTGCTGGGCGTGCATATTGTAGGCGAAGGCGCGACCGAATTAATTCATATTGGGCAGGCGGTGATTAATTTGGATGGCGCTTTCGATTATTTTATCGATGCGACATTCAATTACCCGACCTTAGCCGAAGCCTATAAAATAGCGGCGCTCGATGCCTGGAACCGGATCACGCCGCGTGTGCTGGACGAAGGGAACGATAATATTCAGCCGCAAGAAGAGCGATCGGACACAACCGTGGCTGAAATCAACTAATAATGCGCGACAACGCCAGGGCTTCCACCCTGGGTTCCGCAATTTTGCAGATGGTTGGTGGCAAGTTCTACAACTTCCTTATCATCCACGAAAATCGGGGTGAGAAAGAAATTATTAGGATCTCGTCGGACGGGAAAATCAAAGCCGACCAGACGATGTTCCGAGCCATCGTTCCAAATTGTGATCAACGGAATCGCGCCATCCGATTTAGTGTTCACGGAAATACGAGACATGGAACGACCATCGATCTGAACAGTGCAAATATCGGGAACGATGCCGTAAAGATCGAGCACGGAATGGATCTTCGAAAGCGTGGCGTCCGAGATGAAAACGGCTTCACTCCCGCCGGTGCGAAAGCCAAGCGTGCCAACGAACATGTTCGCCATGGAAGTGCCGACACCAGGGAGAAGTGTCAGCAAACACATGGCGACGCTAATCGGAACAAGAAAGAGGATTCTTCTGCCGTCTTTGTTGGGAACAGTATCCAAGGCGGATTGTGGCGTAGGTTTTTGAGGGAACCTGTCCACGAAAAGCAGAACAAATAGCCCGAGCGCCATGAAATACCATAAGATGGTCTGCGCGGAGTGATTGCTGAGAAATACAGCGATAATTAAAGAGAAACAGACGAAAAGTGAGGTAAGGAGATAGAGACCCTTTTCCGTTTTCGTTTTGGGAATGACGCGGCTCGCTTCGAACACGGTAGTCCGGTTTAGTCTCCATGATGGATGGAGACTCATGAAGCCATAGATGAGCCAGTAGAGAAGATAAAGAAGCCAAAAACCCGCTATGGCGCCGTAAACAAGCAAGACAAAGAACAGCGAAATGCTTGAGAAGCTGACAGACAAGGCTTCAGCAAGAGAATATTTGGAGATGAAATAGGGCAGGACGCCGTGATGGCACTGATAGTAAAAAGTAATGAAAATTCCGGGTAGAGAAAGTAAGCCGATCGGTGGAATCAGACTTGTGATTTTCTCTAAAGCACTGGAAATATTCTCCCCGAAAAGAGACATTTTTCTCCGCTTGCTTGCCACTCTTATTTAGCGGGAGGGAAAACGATCCTTCCCGCCAATCAACGAAAAAATTTTAGTTTTCGAGAAAGAGTTCCAGCTTGCCATCCGGCGCGGGGCGGGCGCGCAGATGCTGGTAATCCTGTACTTTGGGGTGGCTGGTATTAAGGTCATGCGAGTGCGTCGCGGTGATGACGACAACCCCTGCGCCTGCGGCTTCTCCCGCTGTAATTCCGGCCACAGCATCTTCGAACACTGCGCAATCGCGAGCGTCGAAGCCGAGTTTTTTCGCGCCGAGCTGAAAGCAATCCGGCGCGGGCTTGCCTTGAGAAACATCGTCGCCCGTCACCACGACATCCGGCATCGGGAGGCCGGTAACTTTAATACGGGTGAGTGCGAGATCGCGGCTGGCGGAGGTGACGATCGCCCAACGATGCGGCGGGAGGGATGAGAGGAACGCTGCCGCGCCTTTGATCCCTTCGATTCCGTCCGTATCTTCCATTTCTTCGGCGATGATGGCGCGGGCTTCGGCTTCCGGGTCGATCGCGGGCAAGTTCTGGCGGCGAATGGTCTCGATGGTGCGCACGCCATGAATGGTCGGCAGGAATTTCGGCACATCCAGGCCATGCCGCTCCGCCCATCTCGCCCAGACGCGCTCCGCCGCGACGATGGACGTCAGGATGGTGCCGTCCATATCGAACAGGAAGGCATCGAAACGGCGGTTGGGAAAGAGGCGGGTTTCACTCACAGTGAGGCTCCAAACCATTGCAGTACATAAAACCGTGCCTGAGCGGCTGGCTCCCTGCAACCCAAAGCGTCATCAACCTGCTGTGTCGATGGCGCGGCGCCCCAGGGCCGGATCGTCGGTGAAGAAACCATCCAACCCAAGATCGAGATAGCGTTTCACCTCGCCGATCATGCCTTCGGGATTGCGAGCGCTCGGCCCTTGATCGTTACGAAGCTGAAGCGGCAGGAAATAGTTCTCGGGGCGGGCCGTATAGGAGTGAACGAGCAGCCCCGCCCGGTGCGCGTCCTCGATCAAGGTGCTGGGCTCGCCCCAAGCACCGTTGGCGTCTCGCGGGATGATGTCGATATTGGAGGGGCCGATCACATCCGCATAGCGGCGAACTTCCTTCAAGCCATGCGGCGTCATCAGATCGCCGAACGTCGTTTTTT from Kozakia baliensis encodes:
- a CDS encoding cation:proton antiporter, translated to MPTEVLGWFAALAGLATLFGFLNEKFFRLPTTIGIMVIAVLISMVLLVIDPWVPGIDLHILAQRALTAIDFPHALLNIVLSFLLFAASLQVDLEQLWARKFSVLTLALIGTLLAVALFSISMWFVFPLLGINMPFVWCVVLGAVLAPTDPVSVVGMLRRMGLPAPLQAIFTGESLFNDGIGVLAFGVALDFITGQGASGGSVFWRFVLEALGSGFFGVLMGWFAVRFMRRTHDSHLELLASLTLAAGTYSLAGVLHMSGPIATVAAGLMLSTGAAQRAISRRGKRDIYAFWTLSDEILNAMLFLLIGFQIFALTFQFSYFVAALVAIPFSIVVRAMSVFLASLPFLVREPDRVGMLAVMTWGGLRGGISISLALSLPDAPERAPLLAVCYGVVVFTIIAQGLTIERVARRFYHSE
- the sthA gene encoding Si-specific NAD(P)(+) transhydrogenase yields the protein MADIYDYDLVVIGSGPSGKRAAVQAAKFGRSVLIVDKGAQVGGVSVHTGTIPSKTLRETVLNLTGWRERGFYGLAYRVKHDISVADLHVRLEKTLEYEVNVLEHQFVRNQVTVQQGLARFVDPHQIEVLTGAGESHVVSADKVIIAVGTKPHRPSHIPFDDKVVIDSDGITRIERLPRSLTVVGGGVIGIEYATIFSALDVRVTIVEPRETILDFVDRELVADFMHQLRDRGVNFRLGTQLESIQFELGQPVAILEGGRRVRSDMLLYTAGRTGSTDQLNLEACGLQADGRGRLKVDPKTFQTATPNIYATGDVIGFPSLASTSMEQGRIAACHAFQQKVPNAPEFFPYGIYSVPEISTVGLSEEQARAEGIPYECGIARFKETARGNIMGLQGGMLKLIISLETRKLLGVHIVGEGATELIHIGQAVINLDGAFDYFIDATFNYPTLAEAYKIAALDAWNRITPRVLDEGNDNIQPQEERSDTTVAEIN
- a CDS encoding IMPACT family protein encodes the protein MTQTLLSPAYLDLTVKKSLFRAQAAPASGEEEAMAFFESVRDPEATHNCWAWRIGARYRSFDDGEPGGTAGRPILQAIEMQDFDRVMVVVTRWFGGVKLGAGGLVRAYGGAAASCLRQGEIATLVPMNVLKWHCPFALLALVQARLAGWEAQQLRCDFDAEGAEMEIAVPEGRRDEVMGELRDLTRGQAPITVLDAD
- the radA gene encoding DNA repair protein RadA is translated as MAKRPVARFVCQSCGAVYGKWTGRCDACGEWNTIVEETVEPTNRATKARSGRLATVHLDGKMTPPPRVETTIAEFDRVLGGGLVPASVVLVGGDPGIGKSTLLLQATCALAQAGKRVLYVSGEEAVDQIRLRARRLQLHAPTLDLAASINVSDIAGSLEQDREHTVVVIDSIQTMWLENIESAPGSVAQVRACAFELIRLAKNIGFSLVLVGHVTKEGALAGPRVLEHMVDAVLYFEGDRGHQFRILRAAKNRFGATDEIGVFAMTDSGLTEVPNPSALFLAERRGNIAGSAVFAGLEGTRPVLLEIQALLSPKAGDGAPRRAVLGWETARLNMLLAVLEARCGLKLGGMDVHLNIAGGLRVNEPAADMAVAAALISAATGAPTSSGTAYFGEVGLSGEIRQVAQADLRLKEAQKLGFEAAVSPRRVASGSTRAKPPEGLILREIGHLNDLVEMFQPVEE
- a CDS encoding aldo/keto reductase; translated protein: MTNSTFAAGLASGTDLANEQQLHIKLNDGHRIPQLGLGVYQTPADETAEIVRYAAKAGYQSVDTATIYRNEAGVGEGLADYPDVYVTTKLWNDDQGYDAALRAFDKSIKLLKRETLDLYLIHWPAPKKGLYVESWKALIRLKKEGRVRSIGVSNFTEENLTRIIDETGEKPVLNQVELHPSFQQKPLRAFHEKHDIRTESWSPLGQGGGLSDPILMEIARKHGKSAAQVVIRWHLQSGLIVIPKSATPKRIDENIDVYDFNLDDEDIAKIAGLDRADGRLGPNPDTADF
- a CDS encoding acyltransferase family protein; translated protein: MASVRGVAIFLVVIHHANVDISGWLLRDMPFAWGIGIFQYAAVPIFLLCAGLSMSKIAGSRIQLLKAATNYAYIYVLWSLISILLSAFIAKSNVSFSADILASIRSIAFPRSPLWFPYGLAVMLFCAALFTRCDRRLQFGIALAIGFLPMVLHRDIVTNIACNITFFYIGLLFREKIIRVLSFNPWVLLSVCLSGYVGLLLVAAWSGVAYFPPVYTLLGTLAFGALVAFWRALPVPGLYRVSAKLGRTALPILLTHDFWIHVVEKTFGHGPIFNMLSEQAPRWFLPLAATALAMTMSILTYEALKRFRWLFMAPRSLLLHVSNWLMRIYMATRGLTVRKAAP
- a CDS encoding MgtC/SapB family protein, translating into MHPTMPLGSAAGQGWQQLGELLLAFVLSAFVGLEREYRQKSAGFRTYTLVGVASALFVLVSKYGFNDVLLPERIILDPSRVAAQVVSGLGFIGGGVIFMRRDTVRGLTTAASVWLTAALGMACGAGLTALALLTMAGYLFIMFVTPHWLRHFPRSKSPGCTLVVIGQDDAEFPDRVQALVCERHFTIGHVRLDRMTQEGHMALALRVRGKPPYATLANALARLEGVLSVRTENGGNDTE
- a CDS encoding replicative DNA helicase; the encoded protein is MIDAPIKDTENSDGLIGLLRRTPPANLEAEQALLGALLTNNKAYERVSDFLIAAHFADPINGRIFEAIARRIDRGMLADPITMRAEFEHSGLLDEVGGTQYLAKLLTAMVGIVNAGDYGRAIHDAWIRRQLIDIGENVVNNAFGARSDLDGSDQIAAAEETLFKLATDKGQDGGFVSFERALTGALEVAEQAFQRTGDVSGLTSGLRDFDKKTGGLHPSDLLILAGRPAMGKTALATKIAFSAARALQREAEEKNTQPRGAVAIFSLEMSSEQLATRILSEQAEVSGERIRRGDIGQREFDRFVRVSRELATLPLHIDDTPAISLSAMRTRCRRLARTKGLSLVVVDYLQLMRPAIGTKPDSRVLEISMITQGLKAIAKELSVPVIALSQLSRQVESREDKRPMLSDLRESGSIEQDADAVMFVYRDEYYLQQRMPKDSAYDSMDKYQVALEEWQRKMALVHNKAELILEKQRHGPTGTISLYFEGEFTRFGDLDTVHDV